AGAAATCAAATGCAGAACTAACAACTGAGAAAGAGGAACTTGAACGGAAATTGTCGTCAATAGAGAGTCAACTTGAAGAAGCTCAGAATGAAGTAAAGTGGGAAGAAAACAATGCGTTGTCTTTAGAAGCTCAAGTAAGTGGAAAATTAATGATGTTTGGTAACTAGATAGTATTTACAAGTGAAATTTGCTTTTGGACATGCATGAATATTATAGATAGACAGTCTGGCGGCACCCTTTTTAGATGTCTTCTTTCGGTATTTCATATgtaggaaaaaaatcaacatataTCCGGaatcttttctgttttcttacTCAACCCAATGACGTTAACATTCTAGACTACATGTGCCGTAcatgacaacactgtcaattGTATTTGATGGTATATCACAATCAGTTCAATGAGTACTATTGAGTAGTCTTTAAAAATTTGTTGTTACTCAGACACTAAAAGTgcattgatatttaaaattgataCATAGGAATGGCAGGTGAAggaaatattattataatatttgatattctatgagaaaaacattaaaaacaaatggCATGAATACTTTctgtacaaaaatatatttgtgtACAAGTTGTTATGACCAGGTTGGTGTTGTTGCAGATAATGATTTGTTGGTAGCTTTAAGTTAATCCCAGTAGCTTTTTCAGACAAGTAATAGTACACCAAATCTTACACCAGAGACAAGTGAATTGAAAAAGCATAAATCATATAGACAGGTGATTTCTCATGCAATTAGTTACATTTACAGGGTCAGGAAGAgttcttgaaaatgaaactgaGTCCTGGAAAGTCGTGGAAATTGATAACCcacccacaattttcaaaaatgacaagatgtgatatcataaaaatgatatgtgATATCATAAAAGTGATATGTAAAATGatgtataaaaatgataaattgaaaaaaatgatatctgAAAAATAAGTTTTTGGACCttaaaaagtccttgaaaattactgaaaaagtccttgaaagtccttgaattttaagtgactttcAGTGGATGGACCCTGCATTTATAATATCATGAATTTGGATAGAGAGTGGAAAAGCAACAGTCTGATTACCTGGTTTGAATCTGAAGATTGAATATTTTTCCACAGGTCGAATctatacaaatattaaatatgttTCCACAGGTAAAATCTTTacaaatgtttaatatttttccacAGGTCGAATctatacaaatattaaatatgttTCCACAAgtaaaatctttacaaatattgaatttgtttCCACAGGTAGAATCGTTACAAATAGAAATTACACAACTCAGAGAAGATTACAATAGAATTTTATCAGACAAGGAGACAATAGAAGGTGAAGTATTGTCACTGACATCACAAATGGAAGAAGCTAAAGTTCCAATTGACAGAAGTAAGACTCCTGATAGCCGAGCTAGAACACCAGACTCACAGGTTAgttgttgtaaaatttacaacaaaTGAATTTCTATGAGAAGTATACTGTAGTCCATGCTGAGAAACTGCCAATGCTCTATCTGTTGTACTTATTAGATTTTCATTCATCAAGTTTCTACAGTGATATTAGTATAGATAATAGATATGAATTTCTTTTGCCATACTGACTTTTTTATTAAAGTGTGCAGAAAATATGATTGATCTTTTCAAATGAGAATATTCAGCACTTTCCATCTAATGAGCTTATCACAAACATTCTTTCTGTAAATACTTCTAAGCGAAGTAACTAAATCAGTCAGTATAAAGAGTTGCTCACTGTAATTGTGATATTCTCAAATTTGAGTAtcagattttattttgaaaggttCAGCTGCAGTGATTCATCTAGGAATTCCAAACCAGAACATTTCAAACTGTTGTATGATCAAATTACACATTGCAACACACAGTACTTGAAATCAGTCAGTGATATTAGTGTCTACAATGCTTCAGCAATTCTGTGGCAGTCCCTTCTCAAGCGTCATCTATCAGTCTTTTATTTGCTATGTCTATACAAACAGCATGGACAAAGCTTGAATGTGATTTAGAAATTTAAAACTACTTATTTCACAAGATACCATTCACAATGTTGTTGCAACCAATATCACCATCACAGCTATTATACTCAGAATGTATTTTGCATGCAAAGTTGACTCTTCATTAGTAGTGATAATGCATGGTcataatattttctttcatataAATCATGCGTGTGTTGATCATCAGTTTCTGAGTTGGATTTTGTCTTGGCGATTTTTAACTTATGACTACCATTACTACATATTTCACTAAATGCATTATTCTTTTTCAAATATGAGTGAAAATGCCTGCAAATTGCCATTTTCTCACTGTCTTGTTTGCCATGCTCTCTTTTTCTCTAATCATAATCTTGCTATATCTTAATTTCTCTGTCTTGGACACCATCAGGCATCGGCTGCTAGCATTTCAATATCTGAGGATAAGGTAACGATAAGTGTCCTTTTGATTTCATGTTATATAGTATCACAGTTAACACAAATGTTTGAATGTTTCTGTACAGTAGTGTAGATAATGCAGATAATGGGACAACATTATTTTAGTTTTGATGATGTATGATGGTTATTGcaaatatttgtgtgtgtgtgtgtgtgtttatgtagtGCATACGTATCTATATATTAAGAGGAAGAGAAGAGAGTTTAATGTTTTTACTACACAAGCGCTATTATAGATGGAAAtagctcactgtttagaattGTGGATGTTTACCATTGATAATGAGTCATTTTCATCAGACTCAAACAACTCTCATCATTACACTTTGTacaaatgaatattattattatcatgatGAATTTCAAGCATCAAATGTATATAGACACATTCAGACCAAAGCTGTTGCAATGATGTTGCTTCTGTCAGTATATTGATGTAAATTAAACATTTAATGCTCAAAGCATGACAGGTTAATGTTCATTGATACAAAGTGGACTATTATGAGTTTTGTTTCTACCGTACATATCTGGAGATAACTAATCACTGATAGAGAATATCCATATACTTCAGACTGTACACTATGTATGCAATAGGCCCACACTTTGCTTTAATGTAATAAATTACCCCAGGCTTGAAACCAAACCCCGTTTACCTTCCCCAGTTTTTGCTGTGCTGCATAATCTCATAAACATATGCTTCagtaaatttaaacaaaaaggTAGCGGAAATGACTGATGTGAATTTCACCAGTTGTTGATGAACTAGTGAAATTCAACCAGTCCAGATACAAGTAAGTATTGCTTGTGTTAACAGCGACAGAAGATTTGAATGTTGACTGCTAAAGCCAGCTAGTATATTTGAATTCAGGCTTTGCTTGCTCATCTCTGTAGAATTGATGTGATATACTGAGAGAATTTATCTGAACACTATGTGGTATTGACACTTAATTCTGCTGATTAAGTAACTTGATTACCCTGGTAACATGTGACCTGTAGTTCCAGTAGCTGCTGTCACTAGGTGACAGGGTGGCCTTCGCCAAGTAAATCTAACCTAGCATTTCACAGCAATCGATTCATGCTTGTAACTGCCGGTTAGTTGGGGTGCAGAAGAGGCAGCTCCCCCTGGTATTTGTCAAAATCACAGCCACCTTTTGTCCATTGTTATTGATCACATGTTATATCATGAACCCATTCATctccattttcaaatttggacAGCCAACATAGCCAACTTAGCTGGTAAAACAATAGGGCTGGACCAAAATTTGAtaatgaaagggttaaaatttgTTATATGTCACTGTCATTAACTCTGGACAAATGGATTTGCCCTCTCCTGCTTCAATTGCTGCACaaatattgctaagttatctacAGCAAATTATCAATCAAAAATCATACCAAatgtaaactttaaaatcaatttgaaaatatatgaagATCAGATGCTCATCACTAACAACTGAATACTTTTTGTACAATTTGCAAATACTTACAGCTTGCAGCTCTGAAATCAGAGGTCAAAGTTTGGAAGGAAAGACATGGTCAACTCAACACTGAAAAGAGAGTCTTGGACAAAAAGCTAGATAGTACAACCAAAGAGTTGGAAAATGCCAAGAAGTGCATCAAGAGATTGGAAAGTAGTGCTGATGCTGTGGTTTCTAAGGTAAATGGAATGTATTATAGCCAGTGATGTTACAGTACATGAAGAATAGTGTCACCTCAGAGACAACATTTCAGATACTCAGATTTTAACAGTGTAGGTCTGCTTCTTATGTGAACTCTTGAAATCTGTTGAGTTAAAAaagttttcactttgttttgtcaaaaatagagaaacaaatttcataaatGTCAATAAATTTTTTCGCAATTTATATCTCTCatcttttgatttgcatgtagtCCCTTAATTCTTGAAACCAACTTCATCTAtagtcattttcatgaaactgCTCAAGCTCAGgctaatttgtaaattttcacaaacagcGACTGGTCACAAAGACTTACATGGTGATACTCTTGATATTGTTTTAGGATGCAGATGAAGTTAGAAGATTAGCTGCAATAAAGGAATCTTTGGAGCAGGAACTGAGTGTTGTCAAATCCTTGGCAGGTGTCAGGCAGACACAGTCAGAGTCATTACAGAAGGAACTGAACAATATCAGAAACTTGGCTGATGAGAGACTCCAAGAGATCAGAAATCTGCAGGAAGGACTCAAAAACACGCAGAAACTCGCCAAGGGTCGGGAGCATGAGATTGACTCTTTGCAACAAGAGTTAGTGGGAACCAGTGGTCTTGCTGAGGACAGGCATAGACAACTGGAACAACTGCATGAAGAACTAGAAACAGCAAAAATCTTAGCTGACTCGGAACACAGAGAGGTAGGAATGCTGATGGAACAGCTACAAAGCATCAATGAACTCACTGAGAGCAGAAACAGAGAAGTTGAGTCTTTGAAGAAGGAAATGGAGACGGCAACAAGATGGGCAGAAGATAAACAGCTGGAGCTACAAACTCTTGAACAAGACTTACTAGGGACACAGAGAGTAGCTGAAGGCAGACAGAAACAAATAGAGTCTTTACAAGCACTTGTGGCGTAAGTCTTTATGACTCGGACAGTGTATGTAGTCAGTCAGAAAGAAACATTTTGTGATTATTCTCAAATTGAATTCAGATTatacaaaattttattcttaatgGAAAACATCaatcaaatttttatcattcatTGTATCATATATTGTCCACATCCTTCTCAGCTCTACAACCTTATCCTAAAAACTATTTTGATTCCTTttttgacaaatactgcacATTTCACTGTAACAAATCATATCTTTTTATATCAACAATGGGTATTATTATTTAAAGCACTCTTCCTTTCATGGACTAATGAATCAACATTCATTCCAGATATAACATCAGTTTTACAATGGTTTACCCTAAAGTTTAAGGGTTACATTCTTAACAGCTACTTAAGAATAATGCACAATTGGAGTTGGGTTTCAAAAATCATACTAGTTTTCTTTATTGCTGAATTCTATATTGACTTATTGTCACACCAACAAATATTCCATATTCTCTCACAGTGATTCTTTGAATTTTTTCCTTTTAAGTTGACATTTAAGTTGAACTGTACACACCCAATATGTCACAAGTTAATCATTTCTGTTTTCATTAGTTCTTCTTTTAATCAACATCCTCTATTTCTTCCTTATTTGCATGAATTGTACATTGACCATGTCGTCTTCACCTCATTGGTTTCTTCCCAAATCATCCATCCAACCAGCATTGATCTCTGTCAGGCCAGGTAAACTGAATTTTACAGCTCTCATGTAGCACTAGTATTATGCTAGTAGTGTAGTAAGTAGGGTGTAGGATACTTTATTCATTGTTCTGACACTGGTGGTTGGAAATCTCTACCGCAGGTGGTGTTTACAAACTTGACAACAGTGTCTTCTTGTTAAATGCACTGTTTAGCACACTAGTCTCATATCAAATGACACTGTACTTATCTCAGCATTGTCTGTCTAAGATGTTTTCCATTTCAGTACAGTGTCAGGTACATAAATCACTGATAGGTCCCAAACTAAATAATCTggaacaaattttcatttttcagaaatgagaaaaaatgtaaaaaaattagaaaagttaTAAAAAGCTCAAACTCATCTTTTCTTGAAAACATTACTACACGACAGTTCAGGAATATCTGTCATGACATTGTTCTGCTCTCATTATTACATGATTTTTTTGTCAGATCttattattgtaaattttttatgGTAACTTGTGTTTCACAACAATTTTTGCTCAGTGACCACAGTGAAGCTAACTCAACCCAGGGACAAAAGACAGCACTGTTATTAGCTGAAACACGTTCTAACAGAGAAGAAATTGAAAGACTCACAAGAGAACTCACAGTTAAGGTAATGACTgagacatgttgtgtttacacTCAGTTTTGTGTAATATTTCATGGTAGAAATTAAAActtcaattcaatgaaaaagtaCATTTTGTTCCATCTGAACGATGAAACCTACCTGTGACCCTTGCAATGGTAGAAAAGTGTTAAAGGTAACAGTAATGCTGTTGCCCTCGTTTTTGCAGAGTGACAAATTTTGCATAACCACTTGGATGTGATTGTTTAGCTTTGTTTTACTAACAATTTGATAAGTTTTGATTTCAATAACATAGTaggaatttcattttctgtacAGATGAAGGAAGCTGCAGCTGACAGAGAAGTGAATGAATATTTATGTAATGAGAAATACAAACTACAAAGTGAGAAATGCAAATTAGAAGATGAATTGGCTGCCGTCAAAGATgagtttgagaaatttaaattaaaccacacagctgatgacaaaatattgaaagcggAGGTCAATGAACTTAAGGCAAAGGTAAAGACTTAATTTGTTCGTACATAACTcattagttttgtcatagaGAGAATGACAACCTTGTTTCATGACATTGATTTTAATACCAGCAGTGCTTTAGGGATTAGAGCATTTACATTGAAACTTTACCAGTACAAATCATTTCAAGTTTAAACCACAATTCTATGATGCTCAGTGTTGCTAGTACTATCAGTGGGTTTTAAGAAGGTATGGGAAGACAGGTAAATGATTTAGTAACCTGGTACCATTTCCATTCACCCCTGAGAGGATTGCATTGACTTCCCAAGGGAACCCCAGCAACATTGCTGTTGTCCCCTAATCTGAAATGCATTATATACAATGGGGAACCTGGTAAAATGACTAGAGAACTCCTCCCCTAGTCTGATTGCATTGGTATACCATGGGACCCCGGGTAACAAGCCTAGGAAACCTGGTAAAATATCCATAGTTAACGTTCTATAGCAAATACACTCAATATGCATGTTCAAAATGTCCGTAAATACACATAAAATGGTTGCCCTTTGATTTGGCATTCTTATattgcatttttacttcatttcagCTGAATACCgctgaaaaaatgaaagacaCGTTGAACTCTGAGATCTCTCAAATATCCCAAACCAAAGTTAACCTGCTGGGTTCTGATATCTCAGAGACCAGTGACAGACTTTCTtctgtgaactttgacctgGCATCGGCTaaagttgaaatagaaagtttACGGAGGGAGCATGATGTCATCAATGCTGCCCTGGCCAGTGAAAGgaaacagtgtgaaaatttgAGGGTAAGTTAGTTCACTCATTATACAAGTTGCAAATGTGAGTTTTTGGTCGCTGTCAGTGACTTAAAAATTGCCAACGCTAAATTTATTTACATTATAGAgacattatttaaaaaaaattgtcactagCTTGTCAGTATTGTCATCTTGGTTAAAACTCAAAGTGGAACGTGTCATTGTACTAATAACATGATTGTAGTTTTATTGATGTTTTGTCCTCTAAATATTTGGCATAAACATAACCTATCAATGTCTTGAACTTCTCATTGATGGTATTTAGGAGGAATGGCAGAAGGAACTGGCAAGTAAAAGACGACTGCAAGACAAGATACATGATCTTCAAGTTGAGTTAGACACTTCCAAGGCAACCATGGATGCCAGCAATGAATACGCTGCTCAGTTGCAACAAGAGAAAAATCAACTTCACAGAGGTGAGTAAGGTTGTAAGACAAAATGAGAGTATATCCCATATGAGCTGCTAAGAAATAATGCATCAGACTGATGATGTAGATGCAAGTGAGTTTTGTATTTGCTATGCAGGATGAACATTTGCAGGTTGGTCATTTGGTTCACTAATGTTTACAAACGTTTATTCAATATGAAAGTTACAGAGATACCTAAACTTTTCAACATTGGATGTCAACCTGTTGGCATGGTGACACACTAGCAGTCTTTCAATGATTGTGAAAAGATGCAACTTCAGATTGTATACtaatacaaaaaaaatgtacagaacCTAAAAATCTATAGATACAACACGAAGACAACTGCATACTTTTGATATGTTGATGGTAATAATTGTGCTGGATACTCTCAAGCTCACTCACACTTTACTTGTctgcaagtgaattttcaaggTAGAACAGGTAGATATTCAGACACAAGGTTTTACACTTACTTGTCTTTGTCAACTGTCTGTGTGCACTCATATTGAAGCTAGTACAGTagataaagttttcaccatcttgtaTTTGTGagaatcaaaaatttaaattttctccatagagttaacacagggacagtggccattttgaattgcaatttCGGTAAAATGAGGTAACTTGTTTCtcctgtaccaaaatttgtaaagTGATCTCTGATTTGTAcagtttattttgaaagagtttaaagtttccttgaagaaagtgtgacaaatgtttaagtctttcagtttcaaggCACCTATCACCTTAGAATGTcactgcaatgtttatttgcttgTTTCTGTGAAGCAAAGTCTTACATGTGAAATTCAGATACTAGAACAGAGTTTGATattgaaatcaatgaaaaattaaGCAACATTAAGGCTTCGATGCAATGGAAGAGTATGATGACGTACAAAGAAGTCAACAAGCTCTTGAAGTCAGAGTGGCATCTAAAGTTGATGTTATGTATTTGAATCATCTTGTGAATTCCCCAGATTTTCAAGACACAATCAGAAAGTTATCAGACAGGGATCACTACATCAGTAAGATCCAGGAACACACTGGACTCTCTGCTGAGAATATCACAAGACAATATGAAAGAGAGAAACACCAAGTTGAGCTGGAACGGGACAGTGCCAGGCATGAAGTCAAACGCTTGAAAGATGAAATTGAGCTGCTGGGTGAGAGACTTGAACAGAAAGATTCACAGATAATATCACTGAAACAAGCACTTCAGGAATTAGAAACACAACAAAGGTAAAATGTCATTAAAAACTTCATAATGTTTGCTTTCATTTACAATACAACGCTGTACAATGCTGTTATTCAACTTACTGCTCTAATGAGGGTTTACCTGGTACCGTACAATTTGTTAAATTCTGttgaaatttatcttttttcttCTAACTTACTTTTAATTCAgttgtaaaatacatgtatgtactttgTAGATAGATTTTATAGATGCAATATTTGTTCAAGTGTAGCTGATCTGTAGGCGTCCTTTTCgcattgataaaataattattatacTTTTACATGTACAAATTTATTGTAATTACTAAATGTCAAGAAACGATTAGCCAAAATTGAGTGTTTGCAAAATGAAGGAACAAAATTAATGACCCGACTCACTCCTGAGTCAATGTAAACAAGTCCACACCTACCATTGATAAGAATGGATGGAGAGGGGGGACCGTGGTAGTATGATATTCACATTAATATTATGTCATTCTGCAGGTTTGGACCACACCATGAGAAAGAGATACAGGTAAGAGTATtagaagaagaactgaatggaACCAAACTTCTGGCGAGTAAATTGTCACTGGAGAAACAGAGCAAAGAAGAGATGATAAATGATTTAAGAGACGCCTTGGACAAGTCTAATCGGTCTAATACCACTCTCAAACAACAGTTGAAACAACAGAGAGATGCTACAAGTAGTTTGATCAGAAACAAAGAAAGGGAACATGGCGACTTGACACAGAACCTTACCAAGGTAAATAGTAATGTATATGTCATTTCTAATTTATGTGAGAAAGTTAGAAACTAGAAATGGTTACTAAAGGGGAGTCTGTTATTGCAGATCTTTCAAGACAGCAGTTTGCCtgctaaaaataaaatgtcagtGAAAATACAGATTGATACACACAGTGTAATATAAATAGGTGTGAGTTTTTGTGTTTATCCTAGTGTACCAGTACAGATACACATAATactaaatttatttctcaataaAATTGTTATCACACCAGTGCTCTGATTTTAATTGTAATACATATCTAGTCCAGTTGCTGGATCTCTTATTTATTTTCACAGGTTTTGATTGCATAGCTCAACAAAGTTGAACCTGTGTTTGGCAACTGTAACATCTCTCAATGCATGAGTTTAATGACTTTCCTTTGCTTTCTCTACAATGTCTGATGGTCCATCAAGAGTGATGATGAGGTTAGcagttatcaataaaatcaTCAACACGACTTGTGATAGATAATACGGGCATTGACATTGTGGTTGGAACATATAACATCATATATACTAATGTCACAGATAACAGCTAAAAGTGATGTCATGTTAGAAATATCCCCATGTTGCTGACAGTGATGACTATATCATTTACCCTAAGGGTGTTAGTGACATGCTGAGAGACTGTGCATTTTGAAGTTACTGAGTGACCACAGCCAGTTTTCGTGGTTCATGATTTACAGTTGGTATGGCTGAATGTGGGGCTTTTAAGGTTACCAGCTGAACGCACCACCCAGCTAACAGACTAACCATGCAGTCATACCATATGCACCTGAAATACAGCTGATATCATGTAGATGCTAGACTAAGTGTAACTTGCAATACTGCTTACTGTAGCTCAGTAGGGTATTGAACTTATCATCACTGTAAGAAGCACTGATTCAATCACTTTTCTTTTACAAAGACAGCgtttagattttcaaaaaggGAATATTCGCTGAAAAGGGCAAATGGGCACAAATGTTCATGTAGAACTACATGTATGGGCTTTAAAATAGTTTTGATCATTTAGCGAATCCCTACCATGTACCGGTTTAAGGCTTAAAGGCGGTGTAGTAAATGTAAAGTTTGATATATATACTTGTCTTTATTTGTAAGTAAAACCAGGCAGCCgttatgtttgtatattttgcaCAACTATGGATGTCAATGAGAAATTGTTAAGTaagaaaaagtcaatttttttattttgtaatatgcaGAAGTCTAGACATTTTGAGTACAAGTTGTATTCATTTCCACATTTAAAAGCTGATTGCATTCATATACTTCTGAGAAAGTTCATTCGTCATTCAACAAGGAACAAGTATTGATCTTTGTGACGCTGAAGTCATTGTTAAACCTCTGTGTATTTTGTTCTTTTTCTGCTCAATAAGAGAATTGATCGTCAACAATGACATTATTGATTTTCATGTCTTGTTCAGTCTGAAGCGATGCTGAAGACTGCTGAGCAGAACTACCAGGTTGTGTTGGAATCCAAGACTCAGCTAGGCACTGATATGAAACTCTTAGAGAACATGATCAGTACGCTGAAGACCCAACTGATAGAGGAACGTTCCAGCCGTAAACTGGCTGAGCAGAAAGTACATGCCTTGAAGGGAACGCTGGAGGAAGAACGAAAGAAAAGGGTGAGGTTTCAAAgaatttgtctgtgtttgtcaaCAACCTTAGGATTTCTGTTGTTTTAGTTCACCACAGATGGATTACAATATATTATTGTGAATAAGTACCGAAACATTCTGATTTCTGCATCATATAAGTATTGCAAATTCCAGCCCTTGTATGATGCATAAATCAGATTCTGATTTCTGCATCATATGAGTGCTGGAATTTGCTATACTCATATGATGCATAGCAAATTCCAGCCCTCGTAGGATTACCACATTACAGAGGTATGTATAAATTGTCTCCAAACTGACATTGTACGAGCAGAAGTACTGGCTCGAACTTTCATATTACGAGTGACGTATGCAAGCTATAAGTCACACATGCCttttgacctaattttttatgaatacgcctaggactatgttgtattccatggatgaaagatttttgtttatgtgaaaGGATTTTACGACAAACGAACGCTtagacacattttctgtgtatattcGAAACTCGGAAGTAGGAGCGGGTGTGAACTtcgtatgattattttttggtCGTGAGAGCgggttcagtgcagtgcggagGAATACTTTTAGGCTTTGACTTTCGGACGAGTCTGTACGTACGGGTCAAGACTGGAGACGATGCGACACTCTCTGACTTATTATACGCCACGATGGTAGACTTTTTTGCAGACGTCGATTGTAACATTAAGCTGTTAAAGAAGAACCAAAGAAGAGGTTGCAATGTCCGAACATCAAGGAAGAGACCTCGATTGGTTGTAATGCACTTGAACCTACCGCCGTTGTaaatcttttttactttctcGAATTCGAAAGTGCAATGATTTCACATACATAAAACCTGCGTGGCTCGCGAGTCAGCTTATGACCTCGAAATAATCTGATCACCACATTATGTTaatcacagtgtacaatgaATAATATAAAGGATTTTATGAGTTGGCGGGTGTTTTTGTGGCACCCGTGTGTACCTCATGTTGTAcagtctatttgaaaatgacctctactcaacaatgattttaagactaacatttttctgacctcgcattcaacttcaagttttgaaaaagcacATTATCGGAACCACACTATTATTGGTGTGTATTGTTGAGAATACGGCCCCGCCTATTGAATAATGGTATAGTCAGGTCACTGTGGGGTCAATATTCCTGTTTGTCATCGCGGAACTTGCAGAAGCCTTACAAGATATCGATGCTCGATACTTCTATATTCAATTCGTTCGTTCGCGCtcctgaacaacaaaaaaacatcacACAATACCAACTCATCACATTCCAAACTTACCTAGCTACACTCAGTTCGGTAGATAAGTTCCAGGCATCAGTCGTAGTATAAATGCTGACGTCGATTTGTCGACGTCAATGAAGTCGGCGTCGAcgtaataatgtatttttacaaatatatttatttatttggcgttAATTAGAGGAAAATCACATCAGAGGGTGGATGacgtatgtattacaatatcccGGGTAGGCTAAACTGGCCGTTTTGTTTATCGCTATTATTGCCT
This is a stretch of genomic DNA from Ptychodera flava strain L36383 chromosome 21, AS_Pfla_20210202, whole genome shotgun sequence. It encodes these proteins:
- the LOC139121058 gene encoding early endosome antigen 1-like isoform X9, with protein sequence MLAGNMENQNGSILSVHIDESRFPGQTSPGRVESKNSSSSFRAISEMPNQSEAGPQWKSEKMSKSTSSFLSKGNDFGRPKPSSSSRNATSMIPVPIRKSDATPVKNKSVTNPDRSNSAIARLQDSFSPGGIDYNSSGIEEDMLSSRYSVCSLSSGIMDDSSHVITGHLQQKQDSRIRPDKHSSSSSTAAQLKQENEDLRKELGYENQQKEKLKSALEAIQEDYEKLKHIEDHNSNWEDELQSVQTELRVSKLNNDEKQQLIESLQTENKSIQNEVNTLEKSNAELTTEKEELERKLSSIESQLEEAQNEVKWEENNALSLEAQVESLQIEITQLREDYNRILSDKETIEGEVLSLTSQMEEAKVPIDRSKTPDSRARTPDSQASAASISISEDKLAALKSEVKVWKERHGQLNTEKRVLDKKLDSTTKELENAKKCIKRLESSADAVVSKDADEVRRLAAIKESLEQELSVVKSLAGVRQTQSESLQKELNNIRNLADERLQEIRNLQEGLKNTQKLAKGREHEIDSLQQELVGTSGLAEDRHRQLEQLHEELETAKILADSEHREVGMLMEQLQSINELTESRNREVESLKKEMETATRWAEDKQLELQTLEQDLLGTQRVAEGRQKQIESLQALVAIDLCQASDHSEANSTQGQKTALLLAETRSNREEIERLTRELTVKMKEAAADREVNEYLCNEKYKLQSEKCKLEDELAAVKDEFEKFKLNHTADDKILKAEVNELKAKLNTAEKMKDTLNSEISQISQTKVNLLGSDISETSDRLSSVNFDLASAKVEIESLRREHDVINAALASERKQCENLREEWQKELASKRRLQDKIHDLQVELDTSKATMDASNEYAAQLQQEKNQLHRDFQDTIRKLSDRDHYISKIQEHTGLSAENITRQYEREKHQVELERDSARHEVKRLKDEIELLGERLEQKDSQIISLKQALQELETQQRFGPHHEKEIQVRVLEEELNGTKLLASKLSLEKQSKEEMINDLRDALDKSNRSNTTLKQQLKQQRDATSSLIRNKEREHGDLTQNLTKSEAMLKTAEQNYQVVLESKTQLGTDMKLLENMISTLKTQLIEERSSRKLAEQKVHALKGTLEEERKKRAALKEEISELQLKLSKSEATMNFEKDRIRKMQETINNLESDTNSKDYKVQNLQDQVNKYQLEVAGLKRQLESNEEHWNEKNKYLSSELSYKRDILESDRRKLMDQVHQLTSDLDQKREIVEDKTREVMHLRRQLGDLSVDKEVLQSQLNQTQERLKTEKFTPQRSLDDLDSTAGYRSASRRSSEDFDIEPTRIELQTKPSHSRTHFYHKPISGLTRLEVEQMLFDLNKQIQKQLDDQKEVIKDRNDTDEKKKIATLENELSIERAFRSVEKLQIQALHDEMANLRQLLQSMKRSRDSLATDRNQQHVMNRMEEINHLIAQSHSRAQTLAFTSAGMALMANPVLGMNSKDFIDHLNTPTPSPFTPSN